A window from Larimichthys crocea isolate SSNF chromosome XXIII, L_crocea_2.0, whole genome shotgun sequence encodes these proteins:
- the hccsb gene encoding holocytochrome c-type synthase isoform X1, whose translation MMGASLSTPASPSVRAEAMMAAPPQGCPMHQEAQPAKASPPAECPMHQAQPVKASPPAECPMHQAEAAPAHQERAYEFVGCPMKAAAANSDIDPSNMMPPPNQVPAPDQPFTLSVSREESTIPRHSTEKNWVYPSEQMFWNAMLRKGWRWRDDDLAADDMTNIIKIHNTNNEQAWQEILKWEAMHAAECPCGPTLKRFGGKAKEYSPRARIRHWMGYELPFDRHDWIVDRCGKEVRYVIDYYDGEINKDTYQFSILDVRPAFDSLGAVWDRMKVAWWRWTS comes from the exons AT GATGGGAGCCTCATTGTCCACACCGGCTTCTCCTTCAGTCAGAGCTGAGGCCATGATGGCCGCCCCTCCTCAGGGCTGCCCCATGCACCAAGAAGCACAGCCTGCCAAAG CGTCTCCACCTGCAGAGTGTCCCATGCATCAAGCTCAGCCTGTGAAAG CGTCACCTCCCGCGGAGTGTCCGATGCATCAAGCAGAGGCAGCTCCAGCTCACCAGGAACGGGCCTATGAGTTTGTGGGGTGTCCCATGAAGGCTGCAGCAGCGAATAGTGACATCGACCCTTCAAACATG atgcCTCCTCCTAACCAAGTTCCCGCTCCAGACCAGCCCTTCACACTGTCTGTGTCTAGAGAGGAGTCCACTATTCCCCGTCACAGCACAGAGAAGAACTGGGTCTACCCATCTGAGCAGATGTTCTGGAACGCCATGCTGCGCAAAGG GTGGCGCTGGCGTGACGATGACCTTGCTGCTGACGACATGACCAACATCATCAAAATCCACAACACGAACAACGAGCAGGCCTGGCAGGAGATCCTGAAGTGGGAGGCCATGCATGCTGC AGAATGTCCATGCGGGCCGACCTTGAAGAGGTTTGGCGGGAAAGCCAAAGAGTACTCGCCTAGAGCTCGCATCCGCCACTGGATGGG ctatGAGCTGCCTTTCGACCGCCACGACTGGATCGTTGACCGCTGCGGTAAAGAGGTGCGCTACGTCATCGACTACTATGACGGAGAAATCAACAAAGACACCTACCAGTTCTCCATCCTGGATGTACGCCCTGCCTTTGACTCCTTGGGTGCCGTCTGGGACCGCATGAAGGTGGCCTGGTGGCGCTGGACCTCCTAA
- the hccsb gene encoding holocytochrome c-type synthase isoform X2, whose translation MGASLSTPASPSVRAEAMMAAPPQGCPMHQEAQPAKASPPAECPMHQAQPVKASPPAECPMHQAEAAPAHQERAYEFVGCPMKAAAANSDIDPSNMMPPPNQVPAPDQPFTLSVSREESTIPRHSTEKNWVYPSEQMFWNAMLRKGWRWRDDDLAADDMTNIIKIHNTNNEQAWQEILKWEAMHAAECPCGPTLKRFGGKAKEYSPRARIRHWMGYELPFDRHDWIVDRCGKEVRYVIDYYDGEINKDTYQFSILDVRPAFDSLGAVWDRMKVAWWRWTS comes from the exons ATGGGAGCCTCATTGTCCACACCGGCTTCTCCTTCAGTCAGAGCTGAGGCCATGATGGCCGCCCCTCCTCAGGGCTGCCCCATGCACCAAGAAGCACAGCCTGCCAAAG CGTCTCCACCTGCAGAGTGTCCCATGCATCAAGCTCAGCCTGTGAAAG CGTCACCTCCCGCGGAGTGTCCGATGCATCAAGCAGAGGCAGCTCCAGCTCACCAGGAACGGGCCTATGAGTTTGTGGGGTGTCCCATGAAGGCTGCAGCAGCGAATAGTGACATCGACCCTTCAAACATG atgcCTCCTCCTAACCAAGTTCCCGCTCCAGACCAGCCCTTCACACTGTCTGTGTCTAGAGAGGAGTCCACTATTCCCCGTCACAGCACAGAGAAGAACTGGGTCTACCCATCTGAGCAGATGTTCTGGAACGCCATGCTGCGCAAAGG GTGGCGCTGGCGTGACGATGACCTTGCTGCTGACGACATGACCAACATCATCAAAATCCACAACACGAACAACGAGCAGGCCTGGCAGGAGATCCTGAAGTGGGAGGCCATGCATGCTGC AGAATGTCCATGCGGGCCGACCTTGAAGAGGTTTGGCGGGAAAGCCAAAGAGTACTCGCCTAGAGCTCGCATCCGCCACTGGATGGG ctatGAGCTGCCTTTCGACCGCCACGACTGGATCGTTGACCGCTGCGGTAAAGAGGTGCGCTACGTCATCGACTACTATGACGGAGAAATCAACAAAGACACCTACCAGTTCTCCATCCTGGATGTACGCCCTGCCTTTGACTCCTTGGGTGCCGTCTGGGACCGCATGAAGGTGGCCTGGTGGCGCTGGACCTCCTAA